The following are from one region of the Mesorhizobium sp. B4-1-4 genome:
- a CDS encoding sodium:proton antiporter — MTGAVIAIAVTIPGVAFAAEEHGLSGEAMSLWWVLPFAGLLLSIATGPLLFHHVWDPHYGKIAALWAALAVVPLALAFGVPSATEAVLHALLTEYMPFIILLFALFTISGGILVAGNIHGTPLVNAGLLLTGALLASVIGTTGASMILIRPVIRANDARPFNAHVIVFFIFLVSNIGGSLTPLGDPPLFVGFLRGVDFFWTTTNLYRETLFTGGVVLAVFLAIDITLHRREAGAPKIKDPTPDSKVRIRGLPNVPLLAGVIGAILLSASWNPGVSISIQGVTLELQNLVRDAIILILAFASLAVSRKEYRQANGFNWGPIAEVAKLFAGIFICIVPVVAILRAGHDGALAPLVALVTSGHGTPNDLAYFWLTGALSSFLDNAPTYLVFFELAGGDPRHLMTELASTLAAISAGAVFMGANTYVGNAPNFMVYAIARQYGVKMPGFFGYILWSGLVLIPIFLAAGFLFFGG, encoded by the coding sequence ATGACGGGTGCGGTCATCGCGATAGCGGTGACGATCCCGGGCGTGGCCTTCGCGGCCGAGGAACACGGATTGTCGGGTGAAGCGATGTCGTTGTGGTGGGTGCTGCCATTCGCCGGCCTGCTGCTGTCGATTGCCACCGGGCCGCTGCTGTTCCACCATGTCTGGGACCCACACTACGGCAAGATCGCGGCCCTCTGGGCCGCCCTTGCGGTTGTACCGCTGGCGCTTGCCTTCGGCGTCCCATCGGCGACCGAGGCAGTGCTGCATGCGCTGCTCACCGAATACATGCCGTTCATCATCTTGCTGTTCGCGCTGTTCACCATTTCGGGGGGCATTCTGGTCGCCGGCAACATCCACGGCACGCCGCTGGTCAATGCCGGATTGCTGCTCACCGGCGCGCTGCTCGCTTCGGTCATCGGCACGACGGGCGCCTCGATGATCCTGATCCGGCCGGTCATCCGCGCCAACGACGCCAGGCCGTTCAACGCCCATGTCATCGTCTTCTTCATCTTCTTGGTGTCCAACATCGGCGGCTCGCTGACGCCGCTCGGCGACCCGCCGCTGTTCGTCGGCTTTCTGCGCGGCGTCGATTTCTTCTGGACGACCACGAACCTCTACCGGGAGACGCTGTTTACCGGCGGTGTCGTGCTTGCGGTATTTCTCGCCATCGACATCACCCTGCATCGGCGCGAGGCCGGGGCGCCGAAAATCAAGGATCCGACACCGGATTCGAAAGTGCGCATTCGCGGCCTGCCCAACGTTCCGCTGCTGGCCGGCGTCATCGGTGCCATCCTGCTGTCGGCCAGCTGGAATCCTGGAGTGAGCATCTCCATTCAAGGGGTGACTCTTGAACTGCAGAACCTGGTCCGCGACGCGATCATCCTGATCCTCGCCTTCGCTTCCCTTGCCGTCTCGCGCAAGGAATACCGCCAAGCGAACGGCTTCAACTGGGGGCCGATCGCGGAGGTGGCGAAATTGTTTGCCGGCATCTTCATCTGCATCGTGCCGGTCGTCGCCATCCTGAGAGCCGGCCATGACGGCGCGCTGGCGCCGTTGGTCGCGCTCGTCACCTCGGGCCATGGCACGCCCAACGATCTCGCCTATTTCTGGCTGACCGGAGCATTGTCGTCCTTCCTGGACAATGCGCCGACCTATCTGGTGTTCTTCGAGCTTGCCGGCGGCGATCCACGGCACCTGATGACCGAGCTTGCCTCGACGCTCGCCGCGATTTCAGCCGGCGCGGTGTTCATGGGCGCCAACACCTATGTCGGCAATGCACCCAACTTCATGGTCTATGCCATCGCCCGACAGTACGGTGTGAAGATGCCTGGCTTTTTTGGCTACATACTTTGGTCAGGGCTGGTG
- a CDS encoding FAD binding domain-containing protein has protein sequence MIRYAKPTTVDEALALLGEGAWRILAGGTDFYPAQGAKPFRDNVLDINGLTSLRGIFETDDHFVIGARTTWTDIIRHPLPPAFDALKQAAREVGSPQIQNVASVAGNLCNASPAADGVPGLLILDAEVELSSTAATRHLSLPDFILGNRRTALKPGEMVTAIRVPKPAGTSAFFKLGARRYLVISIAMVAARLVVENGTVTEAAVAVGSCSAVAKRLAGVEQALRGRRADDGLAAAVQSAPMTELSPIADVRGSAEYRLDAVREIVARAVLTAAGPTNGHMVAAA, from the coding sequence GTGATCCGTTACGCGAAACCCACCACGGTCGACGAGGCTCTCGCGTTGCTTGGCGAGGGCGCGTGGCGCATCCTGGCCGGTGGCACGGATTTCTATCCGGCACAGGGTGCCAAACCCTTCCGCGACAATGTCCTCGACATCAACGGTTTGACTTCGTTGCGCGGTATCTTTGAAACGGATGACCACTTTGTCATCGGCGCCCGCACGACATGGACCGACATCATCAGGCATCCCTTACCGCCGGCTTTCGACGCGCTGAAACAGGCCGCGCGCGAGGTCGGTTCGCCGCAGATCCAGAATGTTGCCTCGGTCGCCGGCAATCTCTGCAACGCCTCGCCGGCCGCCGACGGCGTGCCCGGCCTGCTGATCCTCGATGCCGAGGTCGAGCTCAGTTCGACAGCCGCGACGCGCCATCTGTCCTTGCCGGATTTCATTCTTGGCAACCGCCGCACCGCTCTGAAACCTGGCGAAATGGTAACGGCCATCCGCGTGCCGAAACCGGCCGGCACGTCAGCTTTCTTCAAGCTGGGCGCACGGCGCTATCTCGTCATTTCCATTGCCATGGTGGCGGCGCGCCTTGTCGTTGAAAACGGTACGGTCACGGAAGCAGCGGTTGCCGTTGGCTCCTGTTCAGCGGTTGCCAAGCGCCTTGCCGGTGTCGAGCAGGCCTTGCGTGGTCGACGGGCCGATGACGGGCTTGCGGCTGCGGTGCAGTCCGCGCCGATGACCGAGCTCTCACCAATCGCCGATGTGCGCGGCAGCGCCGAGTACCGGCTCGACGCGGTGCGCGAGATCGTCGCGCGGGCCGTGCTGACGGCAGCCGGACCGACGAACGGCCACATGGTGGCGGCGGCATGA
- the pncA gene encoding bifunctional nicotinamidase/pyrazinamidase, giving the protein MADEAVVVIDLQNDFCPGGALAVTGGDEIVPLVNDMIRRADHVVLTQDWHPAGHSSFASSHPGAQPFTMIDMPYGPQTLWPDHCIQGSLGSDFHSGLAWTKAELVIRKGFRPDIDSYSAFFENDHTTPTGLAGYLRERGIDTLTLVGLATDFCVGFSALDAVSQGFKTTVRLDACRGIDLNGSLDAMLQRMRDAGVALEDSLTD; this is encoded by the coding sequence ATGGCCGACGAAGCGGTTGTTGTGATCGACCTGCAGAATGACTTTTGCCCGGGCGGCGCGCTGGCCGTGACCGGCGGCGACGAGATCGTGCCGCTGGTCAACGACATGATCCGGCGAGCCGACCATGTCGTGCTGACGCAGGACTGGCATCCCGCCGGCCATTCGAGCTTCGCCTCCAGCCATCCGGGCGCACAGCCCTTCACGATGATAGACATGCCCTATGGCCCGCAGACGCTGTGGCCCGACCATTGCATCCAGGGCAGCCTGGGTTCGGATTTCCACTCCGGTCTTGCCTGGACCAAGGCCGAACTCGTTATCCGCAAGGGATTTCGCCCTGACATCGACAGCTATTCGGCCTTCTTCGAGAATGACCATACGACGCCTACCGGTCTCGCCGGCTATCTCAGGGAACGGGGCATCGACACGCTGACCCTGGTCGGCCTGGCGACCGATTTCTGTGTCGGCTTCTCGGCACTGGATGCTGTCAGCCAGGGGTTCAAGACCACCGTCCGGCTCGATGCCTGTCGCGGTATCGACCTCAACGGATCCCTCGACGCGATGCTGCAGCGCATGCGCGATGCCGGCGTGGCGCTTGAAGACAGTTTGACGGACTGA